The Streptomyces sp. cg36 genomic interval ACGGACGGGTCGCCCGAGTGCAGCCGGGCCACGTCGTGGCCCGCCTCGTGCGCGGCGACCAGCTCGGCGGTGATCTCGTCCAGGTTGAGCTGGGCGGTGTCCACCAGCCGGGCGCCGTCCGGGCACTCCGCCAGCAACTCGCGCGGGACGAGGCTGCCCGCGTACAGACAGACCTGGCAGGCGGCGAGCGTGCGGGCGCCGCGCACCGTGATCAGGTCGGCGGCGCCGGGCCCGGCGCCGATGAAGTACACGGTCATCTGTCTGCTCCTGGAGAAGGGGTGGCGGGGTGGGCGGTGGCGGGCTTGCGGGCGGCCCACTGGGTCACCGGCATCGCCTGCCGCCACCCCGTGAAGCCGCCCACGGGTACGGCGTGGGCCACCGCGAGCCGGACCAGTTCGCCGCCGTGGCGGCGGTGGGCGTCGGCCAGCAGTGCCTCGGACTCCAGCGTCACGGTGTTGGCGACCAGCCGTCCGCCCGGCGCCAGGGCCTGCCAGCACGCGTCCAGCAGGCCGGGCGCGGTGAGGCCGCCGCCGACGAACACGGCGTCCGGGCGCGGGAGTCGTTCCAGTGCGGCGGGGGCGGCGCCGGTGACGACCCGCAGGGCGGGCACGCCGAGGCGGTCGGCGTTGCGCGTGATGCGCTCGGCGCGCACCGGGTCGCGTTCCACGGTGAGGGCCCGGCAGGAGGGGTGGGTGCGCAGCCACTCGATGGCGATCGAGCCGGAGCCGCCGCCGATGTCCCAGAGCAGCTCGCCGGGTGCCGGGGCGAGCGCGCCGAGCGTGGCGGCCCGCACGTGCCGCTTGGTGAGCTGCCCGTCGTGCTCGTAGGCGTCGTCGGGGAGCCCGGGTACGGCGCCGAGCCGCAGGGCGTCGGGGGCGCGGCGGCACTCCACCGCGACGACGTTGAGGGGGTCGCCGGGCGCGTGGCGCCAGTCGTCGGCGACGGTTGCCGCCGTGGTGCGTTCCGCCGGGCCGCCGAGTTGCTCCAGCACCCGCATCCGGCTGGGCCCGAATCCCCGGTCGCGCAGCAGGGCCGCGATCTCGGCGGGTGTGGTGGCGTCCGCGCTGAGCACTAGGAGCCGCCGCCCCTCGTGCAGCGCGGCGGCCAGCCGGGGCACCGGGCGGCCCACCAGCGTGACCACCTCGACGTCCTCCAGCGGCCAGCCGAGGCGGGCGGCGGCGTACGACACGGACGAGGGGTGCGGCAGGACGCGCAGGGCGGCGCCCTCCTCGGCGAGGGCGCGGCCGATGCCGTAGAACATCGGGTCGCCGCTGGCCAGTACGGCGACGCGGCGCCCCGCGTGCGCGGCGAGCAGGCCGGGGACCGCGGGCCGCAGCGGCGAGGGCCAGGCGACCCGTTCGCCCGCGCACTCCTCGGGCAGCAGGCCGAGCTGGCGCGGGCCTGCGACGAGGACGTCGGCGTCCCGGAGGGCGTCCCGGGAGGCGGCGGGCAGGCCCTCCCAGCCGTCCGCTCCGATCCCGACGACGGTGACGGCGGGGGAAGGGCCTGGCGGGGCGGGATTCACTGCGCGGTACCTCGGGGCTCGGGGGCAACAGAGCGCACTCTACTGGGCCCTGACCAGCGTCTCCATGGCCGGGTTCACACCTCCGCGCCCACTTATTGCACACTGTTCGCAATAACAAGTGCTTTGCGGAAAGGAACGGGGCATGGGCTCACCGATCGTGCTGGGAATCGAGTCGTCGTGCGACGAGACCGGTGCGGGGCTCGTCCGCGACGGACGGCTCCTCGGCCACGCGCTGGCGTCCAGCATGGACGAGCACGCCCGGTACGGCGGCGTCGTCCCGGAGATCGCCGCGCGCGCCCATCTGCACTCCCTGCGGCCCGTGGTGGAGCGGGCCCTGGCCGGGGCCGGGCTGCGGTTCGGCGACATCGGCGCCGTCGCCGTCACCACCGGGCCGGGCCTGTCCGGCGCGCTCCAAGTCGGCCTCGCCGGGGCGAAGTCGCTCGCGTACGCGCTGGACGTCCCGCTCCACGGGGTGCACCACCTCGCCGGCCACGTCGCCGCCGACACCCTGGAGCACGGCCCGCTGCCCGACCCCTGCGTGGCGCTGATCGTCTCCGGCGGCCACACCTCGCTCCTGCTCGTCCGCGACCTGGCCCGCGACCCGATCGTCCACCTCGGCGACACCCTCGACGACGCGGCGGGCGAGTGCTTCGACAAGGTCGCGCGGGTCTTCGGGCTGCCCTACCCCGGCGGCCCGGCCATCGACCGGGCGGCACGGCGGGGCGACCCCGGCGCCGTCGCCCTGCCCCGCCCGCTGCCCGGCTCGTACGACTTCTCCTTCTCCGGCCTCAAGACGGCCGCGGCGCGCTGGGCCGAGTCCCACCGGGGCCGGGAGCTGCCCGTGCACGACGGCGCCGCCGCCCTCCAGGAGGCGATCGCCGACGTGCTGACCCGCAAGGCGGTCGCGGCCTGCGCCGCACACGGCGTCCGCACCCTGGTCGTGGTCGGCGGCGTCGCCGCCAACTCCCGGGTGCGCGCCCTGGCCGAGGAGCGCTGCCGGGCCGCCGGCATCGAGCTGCGCGTGCCGTCGCTGGGGCTGTGCACGGACAACGGCGCGATGATCGCCGCCGTCGGCGACCTGCTGGTGCGCGCCGGGGCCCGGCCCGCCCCGCTGGACGTGTCCATCGACCCGTCGGCGCCGCTCACCCGCGCGGCCCTGCATCCGGTGGGCGCGGGGGCGCGCTGACGCCCGGACCGCTCACACCTCCAGCGACCGCACG includes:
- the cbiE gene encoding precorrin-6y C5,15-methyltransferase (decarboxylating) subunit CbiE — protein: MNPAPPGPSPAVTVVGIGADGWEGLPAASRDALRDADVLVAGPRQLGLLPEECAGERVAWPSPLRPAVPGLLAAHAGRRVAVLASGDPMFYGIGRALAEEGAALRVLPHPSSVSYAAARLGWPLEDVEVVTLVGRPVPRLAAALHEGRRLLVLSADATTPAEIAALLRDRGFGPSRMRVLEQLGGPAERTTAATVADDWRHAPGDPLNVVAVECRRAPDALRLGAVPGLPDDAYEHDGQLTKRHVRAATLGALAPAPGELLWDIGGGSGSIAIEWLRTHPSCRALTVERDPVRAERITRNADRLGVPALRVVTGAAPAALERLPRPDAVFVGGGLTAPGLLDACWQALAPGGRLVANTVTLESEALLADAHRRHGGELVRLAVAHAVPVGGFTGWRQAMPVTQWAARKPATAHPATPSPGADR
- the tsaD gene encoding tRNA (adenosine(37)-N6)-threonylcarbamoyltransferase complex transferase subunit TsaD — protein: MGSPIVLGIESSCDETGAGLVRDGRLLGHALASSMDEHARYGGVVPEIAARAHLHSLRPVVERALAGAGLRFGDIGAVAVTTGPGLSGALQVGLAGAKSLAYALDVPLHGVHHLAGHVAADTLEHGPLPDPCVALIVSGGHTSLLLVRDLARDPIVHLGDTLDDAAGECFDKVARVFGLPYPGGPAIDRAARRGDPGAVALPRPLPGSYDFSFSGLKTAAARWAESHRGRELPVHDGAAALQEAIADVLTRKAVAACAAHGVRTLVVVGGVAANSRVRALAEERCRAAGIELRVPSLGLCTDNGAMIAAVGDLLVRAGARPAPLDVSIDPSAPLTRAALHPVGAGAR